The following DNA comes from Flavisolibacter ginsenosidimutans.
GGCGAGTTGCTTTTTTGTTGCCGCCAAAAGTTTGACGCCAACGCATAACTTTGATTCATGCCTACAAAACTTTCTGTCAACATCAACAAGTTTGCAACACTCCGCAACAGCCGTGGCGGCAACAATCCCGATGTGGTTAAGGCGGCTATTGATGCCCAACGCTTCGGTGCCGACGGTGTGACGGTTCATCCACGTCCCGACGAACGGCACATCCGCTACGACGACGTGCGGGCCATTAAGCGCATCATCGAAACGGAGTTTAATATCGAAGGCAATCCGCGGGAGCAAAAGTTTGTTGACCTTGTTCTGGAAACCAAGCCGCACCAGGTAACGTTGGTTCCCGACGAGTTGGGACAGATTACTTCTGATCACGGTTGGGATACCGTCAAACACAAACAATATTTACGTGAGATTATTGGTGTGTTCAAGGGCGCCGGCATCCGCGTTTCTATTTTTGTTGATCCCGATACGGCGATGGTAGAAGGCGCGGCGTTAACCGGTACGGACCGCATTGAATTGTACACCGAATCTTACGCAAAACAATACGCATTGGGCAACCGTGGAAAAATAATTGTAGGTTATGTAGAGGCCGCGAAGAAAGCAAGAGAAGCCGGGTTGGGTTTAAACGCCGGTCATGATCTTGACCTGCACAACCTGAAATATTTTAAGCAAAACATCCCCTGGCTTGATGAAGTCAGCATTGGCCATGCACTCATTTGTGATGCCATCTATCTTGGCTACGAAAACGCCATACAACTTTACAAGCGGCAGTTGGTGTGAGAAGAGCAATAAGCAATTGGCAATTTGCAACAGGAAGAAACAAAACAATACGGCCTATCGAACGATGGGCCGTATTGTTTTAAGCTGCTTTAATGCCAATTGTCAATTGCCTATTGCTTAACTACCGGCAACTCAACATACGTTCCGTACGTTGGCCCGTAATAAATCTTGTGCTCGGCTTTGATGAAGTCACTGTCCTTTGCTTCAAAAATATTGGTCACGTATTTCTGCGGGTTACGGTCAATAATGGGGAACCAGGTGCTTTGCACTTGTATCATCAGCTTGTGTCCTTTTTTAAATACGTGGTTGATGTCGTGCAAATCAAGCCTAAATTCTTCTGCCTTGTTTGGAACAAGAGGCGATGGGTTTGAAAAACTTTTGCGAAAGCGTCCGCGAAAAACTTCCATCGCCACGGGCAATTGATACTGGCTCATGGTTAGATTGCCTTTATCAAACGCCGGGTAAACGTCAATCAACTTAACAATCCAATCTGCGTCGGTGCCGGAAGTGCTGGCAAAAAGATGCGCAACAATATTGCCCGTAACGGTTAAGTCTTCGGTTAAGCTGTCCGTCGTAAAATGCACAACGTCGGGACGGGTGTAAACAAAGCGCTGGTCTTCTACTTGCCAGGGACGCCAGCGGCTGCCGGGGCCGTACGTGGCTTCAATGGGAAGTTGGCGGTAAGGTACCGGGTGCGCAGGATCGCTGATGTAAGAAACAGCGCCGTTTGATGCGGAAGGAGAGAAGGACGCTTTGTTATTTGCGGCTGCGTAAAGCTTTTGCACCGTTGCGCCTTTCACCGGCCAGCTATCGTATGTTTTCCAAACGTTGCTGCCGGTTTGAAACAGCGTGGCTTCGTCAAACTTGCCGTTGCCGATGCCTTTGAGCCAGTAATCGAACCAGCGCTTTTGCAAGGCCTGGAAGTATTGCGATGTGGCACTGCCGAACGAAATCTTCCCGAGGCTGTCGCCTCTGCCCCTGGACCAGCCGCCGTGATTCCACGGACCCAGCACGAGATAATTGCGGTGAAAGCTGTCTTTCGCTTCCATGTGTTTGTACATCAGTTGCGGGCCTTGCAAGTCTTCCTGGTCGTAATAGCCGCCCACGTGCAGTTGCGGAATTTCCGGCCAACGCACATAGTTCAGCGGCGAGTTTTTCTGCCAGTAATCATCGTAGCTTGGATGTTGCACAAACGTGTTCCAGGTAGGAATGCTGCCGTGAAAATATTTGTCGTTCACATTCTTTAACGAACCCAGTTTCAGATACCAGTCGTATAAATCAAATTGCGGGAAAGGAAAATCAGAATCGGTCGTCAGGTCATGTTCAATTTGGTAAGAATATTCCATTCCATAGCTTAACCGAAAAGCGCCGTTGTGGTGAAAATCATCACCCAAAAAAAGGTCGCTCATGCAGGCTTGTTCTGATGATGCTTTCAACGCGGGATGCGGATCAATCGCACCCACAAGCGCCAACCAGCCCGGATAAGAAATGCCGAAAATGCCGGCCTTGCCGTTGTTGTCTTTTATGTTTTTTATCAACCAGTCAATCGTGTCCCAGGTATCGGTGCTTTCGTCAACGGTGCCGGGTTGTTTGAGGTGTATAATGGGCGTATGAATTTGCATCTTGCCCTCGCTTTTGTACTTGCCGCGGATGTCCTGGTAAACAAAGATGTATCCTTCGCGGGCCATGCTGCCGATGTTGTTCCGGTAAGACAGGTTTACCGAGTCGCCGTCTTTTACATCGTTCATGCCCGCGCCGTAGGGCGTACGTGTAAGCAAAAACGGAAAGGCCTGCGTGCTGTGCATCGGCGTCAGAATAACGGTGTTGAGTTTAACGCCGTCGCGCATGGGAATCATCACGGAAATTTTTTTGTAGGCCGTGATGTTTTGAGCGAAGAGAAAAAGAGTAAGA
Coding sequences within:
- a CDS encoding pyridoxine 5'-phosphate synthase, which translates into the protein MPTKLSVNINKFATLRNSRGGNNPDVVKAAIDAQRFGADGVTVHPRPDERHIRYDDVRAIKRIIETEFNIEGNPREQKFVDLVLETKPHQVTLVPDELGQITSDHGWDTVKHKQYLREIIGVFKGAGIRVSIFVDPDTAMVEGAALTGTDRIELYTESYAKQYALGNRGKIIVGYVEAAKKAREAGLGLNAGHDLDLHNLKYFKQNIPWLDEVSIGHALICDAIYLGYENAIQLYKRQLV
- a CDS encoding CocE/NonD family hydrolase, translating into MKRFLFLGLNLLLTLFLFAQNITAYKKISVMIPMRDGVKLNTVILTPMHSTQAFPFLLTRTPYGAGMNDVKDGDSVNLSYRNNIGSMAREGYIFVYQDIRGKYKSEGKMQIHTPIIHLKQPGTVDESTDTWDTIDWLIKNIKDNNGKAGIFGISYPGWLALVGAIDPHPALKASSEQACMSDLFLGDDFHHNGAFRLSYGMEYSYQIEHDLTTDSDFPFPQFDLYDWYLKLGSLKNVNDKYFHGSIPTWNTFVQHPSYDDYWQKNSPLNYVRWPEIPQLHVGGYYDQEDLQGPQLMYKHMEAKDSFHRNYLVLGPWNHGGWSRGRGDSLGKISFGSATSQYFQALQKRWFDYWLKGIGNGKFDEATLFQTGSNVWKTYDSWPVKGATVQKLYAAANNKASFSPSASNGAVSYISDPAHPVPYRQLPIEATYGPGSRWRPWQVEDQRFVYTRPDVVHFTTDSLTEDLTVTGNIVAHLFASTSGTDADWIVKLIDVYPAFDKGNLTMSQYQLPVAMEVFRGRFRKSFSNPSPLVPNKAEEFRLDLHDINHVFKKGHKLMIQVQSTWFPIIDRNPQKYVTNIFEAKDSDFIKAEHKIYYGPTYGTYVELPVVKQ